The nucleotide sequence TAATGCTAGTTCAACAAGATACATTGCTCTAGGCTGATCTGATGCCAGATTACCACTCATGTTCGGCGCCATGTCAGACAAAACAACATCAACCATATCCGGCTGAATTCGCTCAAGTAATGCATCCAGCACAGCTTCTTCACGGAAGTCGCCCTGTAAAAAGCTCACACCAGGCAGGGAGTCCATCGGCAGAATATCACAGGCAATCACTTGCCCTGAATCCCCCACAACACTGGCTGCATACTGAGACCAGCCCCCGGGTGCAGCGCCCAGATCGACAACTGTCATCCCTGGTTTTAACAACTTATCTTTGTTCTGGATTTCCTCCAGTTTGAAAATGGCTCGGGAACGGTAACCCTTTTTCTGGGCTTCCATGACATACTTATCATCAAAATGTTCCTTCAGCCAGCGTCCGGAACTGGCAGAATGTTTCTTTTTACTCATGCATTACCCAATGCGAATCAACCCAAACACCTATGGTTCCCGATCTGGTTCAACAGTACTACTTTTACTGTGGCCCAGAGTTGGCAGGAACACCAGCGCAACGAAACAACGTTAGTCATATTGACTAGATGGCGTTAGAATACCCTGTTTTCAACCCTTGTTATAGATATTGAGTCACCATGAATCTAAGCACCAAACAGAAGCAATACCTGAAAGGCCTTGCTCACAGCCTCAAGCCTGTGGTCCTGATGGGCGCCAACGGCCTGACTGAAGCCGTGCTGTCAGAAATCGAACTGGCCCTGAACCATCATGAACTGATCAAGGTGAAGGTTGCCGCTGAAGAGCGCGAAACCAAGCAACTGATTGTTGATGCCATTGTGCGCGAAACTCAGGCTGAAAAAGTACAGGTTATCGGTAATATCCTGGTGCTGTACCGTCAGTCGGAAGACCGGAAAATCGAGCTTCCCCGCAAATAAAAAAGGCCGCCAACGCGGCCTTTTTTACTTCATCAAGGCCCGGTTGCTGTTACATTTATTAACAATAAAGCACCAGACCCTGCCCCTTAAACGTACTCGACCTTTTCGATCTCAAACTCTTTGCGGCCACCCGGTGTGGCAATACTGACTTCATCGCCTTCCTGCTTGCCAATCAAACCGCGAGCAATGGGCGAGTTAACCGAAATCAGCCCTTTCTTAATATCAGCTTCGTCATCCCCGACAATGCAGTAAGTCACTTCGGCATCGGTATTCACATCCAGCAAAGTTACTGTAGCGCCAAAAATCACTTTGCCGTGGTTTGTCATCTTGGTGACATCAATCACCTGAGCAACCGACAACTTATATTCAATATCGCGAATCTGTGCTTCACAGATCCCTTGCTCCTCTCGGGCCGCGTGATATTCCGCATTCTCTTTCAGGTCACCCAGCTCACGAGCTTCGGCAATGGCCTCTGTAATCTGTGGACGACGTTTCATCAAGGCGTCCAGCTCTTGACGCAGCTGCTGTTCGCCGCGGACTGTCATTGGGATCTTTTCCATAAAGTAATCTACCTCGAAACGCCAAAAAAGCAGGATTGCTTTTCGGACAAAAAAAAAGCCAGCCCAGCACAAGTCTGGGCTAACACATGAATAGAAGAAACGGCTTTTCTGTCTAACAAGATACCTAATACTCGACCTCGGATGCAACCTCTGTCTGCCGCTTGCTGTTGCGTCCCTGACGATTCATCACATTCCGTCGCTTGCCACCTTTGTCTGACTTCTCTGATGCACAAGCGAAGCGGTCTTAGATATATGAAAATATATCTTACAGGATATTAACGAACTTTCATTGCCACCCTGCGCTCTTACCCCCTATGATTCCCAGTTAGGTTTACAACGGCTCGTCATCACTATGAAAAAGAAAGTTGGCTTATTTTTCGCAGCACTCGTCTTCTCTCATTCGGCTTTGGCCGAATTTTCTCCTGAGAGGGCCATTGCCTTACTCCCCTCAGGTCATGATCTGGCTCTGCTGATTACTGATCCGGCAACAGGACAGACCATTTTCAGTCAGCGTGCAGAACAATTACAAGCACCTGCCAGCACCCAGAAGCTGCTGACAGCACTGGCAGCAAGCCTGTACCTGGATCAGAATTTTCGCTTTACTACGCGGTTAGAGCAGAACAAAGCGGACTATATTATCCGTTTCAGTGGCGATCCAACGCTGTCACGGGAAGATCTTGCAGCTATGTTGCGCACGCTCAAACAAAAAGGCGTGCATCACATCAAAGGCAATCTCTACCTCAACGGCAGCCAGTTTACCGGCTACGAACAGGCATCCGGCTGGCCCTGGGACAGCCTGGGTGTTTGCTACAGTGCCCCGTCCAGCAGCATCACCCTGGAACACAACTGTGTTCAGGCGGCCTTATACAGTGACCGGCCACTGGGCCAGTCAACACGGCTTCATATTCCGGCCCATCAACCCATCAGTGCCACCAGCCTTGCAACCATCGTCAGCAAAGCACAGCAAAAATCGACCTTCTGTTCTTTAGAGCTGCAAACCCAACCCGGCAACCATTATCAGCTGAACGGCTGCCTGCCGCAGCGGGACAAGCCTTTGCCGCTCAATTTTGCGGTCGTGGATACCGAGGCCTATGTCCGCGAAGTGCTCCTGCAGGAACTTGAGCGAACCGGCATTGCTTTTGAAGGCAACATTGTGCGCGATGACAGTCAGGCTGGCCATGTAATCACGACGCATCGCTCAGCACCTTTACCTGTCTTGCTGAAAGTGATGCTGGAAGATTCTGATAATCTGATTGCCGATAACCTTGCCAAAACGCTGGGGCAGCGCTTTTTCGATCAGCCTGGCAGTTTTCGCAATGGGACCGAAGCCATCAAGCAAATTATCACGGAGCATACCGGTATCGATCTGAGCCGGGCTGTCTTGGCTGACGGTTCTGGTTTATCCCGCGATAACCGCATCATGGCGAGCGATATGATGAAAGTAGTGACTTACATCTATCAGCATAATGCCAGCTTGAACCTGCTGGCTGACTTGCCCGTTTCTGGCCAGACGGGCACCCTGCGCTACCGCCAGAGCATCCGGCATCAGCCACTGCAAAATCAGCTGGCCGCCAAGTCAGGCTCTCTCTATGGCACATTCAATTTAGCCGGCGTGATGACAACCAAATCCGGGAAGCCTTTATTGTTTGTTCAGTTTGTCACGAACTACCTGCCACCAGAAAAGCAAGAAGATGCCACGGCAGTCACACCTGAGATTTTCAGTTTCGAACGTCAGTTATATACAGATCTGTACGAATCATACTAGCCAGATTCAGGCTTGTGCGATGAACCGCCGTCTTCATCGCGCGTAAAAAATAACA is from Photobacterium sp. TLY01 and encodes:
- the rlmE gene encoding 23S rRNA (uridine(2552)-2'-O)-methyltransferase RlmE, producing MSKKKHSASSGRWLKEHFDDKYVMEAQKKGYRSRAIFKLEEIQNKDKLLKPGMTVVDLGAAPGGWSQYAASVVGDSGQVIACDILPMDSLPGVSFLQGDFREEAVLDALLERIQPDMVDVVLSDMAPNMSGNLASDQPRAMYLVELALDMCRQVLAPNGSFAVKVFQGEGFDQYLAEVRSMFKAVKIRKPDSSRDRSREVYIVATGYKL
- the yhbY gene encoding ribosome assembly RNA-binding protein YhbY, with the translated sequence MNLSTKQKQYLKGLAHSLKPVVLMGANGLTEAVLSEIELALNHHELIKVKVAAEERETKQLIVDAIVRETQAEKVQVIGNILVLYRQSEDRKIELPRK
- the greA gene encoding transcription elongation factor GreA, yielding MEKIPMTVRGEQQLRQELDALMKRRPQITEAIAEARELGDLKENAEYHAAREEQGICEAQIRDIEYKLSVAQVIDVTKMTNHGKVIFGATVTLLDVNTDAEVTYCIVGDDEADIKKGLISVNSPIARGLIGKQEGDEVSIATPGGRKEFEIEKVEYV
- the dacB gene encoding serine-type D-Ala-D-Ala carboxypeptidase — translated: MKKKVGLFFAALVFSHSALAEFSPERAIALLPSGHDLALLITDPATGQTIFSQRAEQLQAPASTQKLLTALAASLYLDQNFRFTTRLEQNKADYIIRFSGDPTLSREDLAAMLRTLKQKGVHHIKGNLYLNGSQFTGYEQASGWPWDSLGVCYSAPSSSITLEHNCVQAALYSDRPLGQSTRLHIPAHQPISATSLATIVSKAQQKSTFCSLELQTQPGNHYQLNGCLPQRDKPLPLNFAVVDTEAYVREVLLQELERTGIAFEGNIVRDDSQAGHVITTHRSAPLPVLLKVMLEDSDNLIADNLAKTLGQRFFDQPGSFRNGTEAIKQIITEHTGIDLSRAVLADGSGLSRDNRIMASDMMKVVTYIYQHNASLNLLADLPVSGQTGTLRYRQSIRHQPLQNQLAAKSGSLYGTFNLAGVMTTKSGKPLLFVQFVTNYLPPEKQEDATAVTPEIFSFERQLYTDLYESY